In Paenacidovorax monticola, the genomic window AAGCTCTCGAACTGCTCGGGCGTGGTGGGCACGGGCTCGGCCATCAGCGCGGCGAAGCGGGTCTTGGTCTCGGGGGCTTTCAGGGCGTCGGTGAAGGCCTTGTTGAGCTTGGCGATCACAGCCTTGGGCGTGCCCGCGGGGGCGACAAGGCCCCACCAGGTATCGATCGAGAAGCCCTTGAACGTGTCCGACAGCGGCGGCACGCCGGGCAGCACGGGGCTGGCCTGCAGCGAGGTCACGGCCAGCGCCTTGAGCTTGCCCGCGCGGATGTTGGGCGCGGCGGCGGCCAGGTTGTCGATGTTGAAGTCCACCTCGCCGGCCAGCAGCGCGAGCTGCGCGGGGTTGGCGCCGCGGTAGGGGATGTGCAGCGCGAAGATACCGGCCTTCTGCTTGAACATCTCGCCGGCCAGGTGGCCCGCGCTGCCGTTGCCGCCGCTGCCGTAGTTGAGCTTGGCGGGGTTGGCCTTGGCGTAGGCGATCAGGTCCGCCACGGTATGGATCTTGAGCTGCTCGGCCTTGGCCGCGTTGATGACCAGCACGTTGGGCACGCGCACCATCTGCGTGATGGCCGCGAAGTCCTTGGCCGCGTCGTACGGCATGCGGTTGTAGAGCCAGGGGTTCACGGCGTGCGTGGCCGTGGCCGCCAGGCCGATGGTGAGGCCGTCCGGCGCGGCCTTGGCCACGGCGTCGGCGCCGATGTTGCCGCCCGCTCCGGCCTTGTTCTCGATGATCACCGTGCCCAGCGAGTCACGCACGCGCTCGGCCAGCGCGCGCGAGGTCACGTCCAGCGGGCCGCCGGGCGCATAGGGCACGATCAGGCGGATGGGCGCGTCCTGGGCATGGCCCAGGGGGGAGGCGAATGCCGCGGCGGTGGCGACGGCCGAGAGGAGGAGGGTTCTGCGGTTCATAGCGCTCTATTGTGCAAAAAATAGCAGGGCAGTCCGTGACAGCCGCGCACGGCGCGGGCACGGCCCCGGGGGCTCAGTGCTTGTCGGCCTCGGAGGTGAACGAGTCGGCGTAGAACTCTTCGGGCGGCAGGCCGCGCTCGGCGCTGTAGCTCGCGCGCGCCGAATCGACCACGATGGGCGCGCCGCAGGCATAGACCTGGTGGCCCGAGAGGTCGGCGAAGTCGTCGAGCACGGCCTGGTGCACGAAGCCCGTGCGGCCCGTCCAGCCGTCCTCGGGCAGTGCGTCGGACACCACGGGCACGTAGCGCAGGTTCGGCAGGTCGGCCAGCAGTGCCTGCACCCAATCGGCCATGTACAGGTCGCCGGGACGGCGGCCGCCCCAGTAGAGCACCGTGGGCCGTGCAATGCCCTTGTGCCGCATGTGTTCCAGCAGCGCCTTGATGGGGGCGAAGCCCGTGCCCGAGGCCAGCAGCACGATGGGCTTGTCGGAATCCTCGCGCAGGAAGAAGCTGCCGAACGGGCCTTCGACGCGCAGGATCTCCCTCTCCTTCATGGCGCCGAACACGTGCTCGGTGAACTTGCCGCCGGGCATGTGGCGGATGTGCAGCTCCACGCCGGGCGCGGTCTCCTGGGTGTGGGGCGCGTTGGCCATCGAATAGGCGCGGCGCGCGCCGTCGCGCAGGATGAACTCGATGTACTGGCCCGCGTGGTAGCGGAAGGTGTCGGCCGCGGGCAGCTGCAGGCGCACCTGCATCACGTCGTGCGACTTCTTCTCGAGCGTGGCCACGCGCACGGGCATCTTCTTGATGGGGTAGGCGCTCTCGTCGGTGACCTGGCGCGATTCGAGCACCACGTCGGACTGCGGGTGGGCGCAGCAGGTCAGCACGAAGCCGGCGGCCTCTTCCTCGGGGCTCAGCGCCTTGGCCTGGTGCTCGCCATGCACCACGGTGCCGCTGAGTTTCTTGCACTTGCACGAGCCGCAGGCGCCGTCCTTGCAGCCGTAGGGCAGGCCGATGCCGCTCTGGATGGCGGCTGCCAGGATGGCCTCGTCGGCGCGGGCGCTGAAGGTGCGGCCGCTGGGCTGCACGACGATCTGAAAGGCTGCGCTGGCCGGCGCGGGCTGGGTCATGTTCTGGGTATCCTCGGGGTTTGGGCAACGCCGGGGCTTCCAGCGCCGCCCTTGTATCTCTTTCTTGCGACGGGGCCCGATTTTGCCTTCAAACCAAAACCCTCTTGGCGCGCTGCCGGCGCGCTTTCGCCGCGAGCGCGTGCTCATCGTGGGCTGTGGCGACGTGGGGCTGCGGGCCGCACGGCAACTGCAGGCGCTGGAAGGCCCCGGTGGCGTGGCGCGACCGCGCCTGCTGGCGCTCACCTCCCAGGCCGGGCGGCTGCCGGCATTGCGCGCGGCAGGGGTCACGCCCCTGCTGGGCAACCTGGACGATGCCGCGTCCCTGCGCCGCCTGGCGGGCGTGGCCACGCGCGTGCTGCACCTGGCGCCGCCGCCCAGCGAGGGCGCGGGCGGCGACGGCTGGTGGCGCGATCCGCGCACCGTGGCGCTGGCGCGCGCCTTGCGGCTGCGCACGCGGCCTGTGGCCCTGGTGTATGGGTCGACCAGCGGCGTCTATGGCGACTGCCAGGGCGAATGGGTGGCGGAAACGCGCACCGTGGCGCCCGGCACGCCCCGGGCCCAGCGCCGCGTGAATGCAGAGCGTGCCGTGCGCCACCTGGGCCGCTCGGGCGTGCGTGCCAGCATCCTGCGCATCCCGGGCATCTATGCCAGCGACCGCGAGGGCGGCACGCCGGTGGCGCGCCTGCGCAAGGGCACGCCCGTGCTCGCGGCCGAGGACGACGTGTACACCAATCACATCCATGCCGATGACCTGGCCCGCGCCTGCGTGGCCGCGCTGTGGCGTGCGCGGGCGCAGCGCGTGTACCACGTGAGCGACGCGAGCGAGCTGAAGATGGGCGACTACTTCGACCTGGCGGCCGACCTCTATGGCCTGCCGCGTCCGCCGCGCGTGGCGCGCAGCAGCGCGCAGGAGCAGTTGCCGCTGTCGCTACTGAGTTTCATGGGCGAATCGCGCCGGCTCGACAACCACCGCATGCTGCACGAGCTGCGTCTGCGCCTGCGCTACCCCACGGTGGCGCAGGGGCTGCGGGCCTAGCGGGGCTTGGGCCGCTCTCTGGAGCGGCAGCGGTGCAGCGCTTCGGGAGGGTTACCGAGGGTGCACGCCGCCCCGGCTGTCGTAGCAGCGGAACACGTTGCAGTGCGTGATCGGGGCGGGGGGCGGCAGCGGCACGGCGGGGACCGGACGCCGGGGCGGGACGATGAAGACGGGCGAGGTCGGCACGGGCTGCACCGGTGCCGCGCTCTCGATCTGGGCATAGCGGTCGGGGCCGAGGCAGTCCAGGTTCATCTGGCGCTGCAGGGCCTGCACGCGCAGCTGGCTGTCGTAGGAGCCCGAATCCATGCTGCTCAGCGCCACGTCCAGGCTGCGCCGCGAGCGGGCGCAGGCGGCGGAATTGGCATAGTCGCGCGCCTGCGGCGGGGCGGCCCTGCGCGCGGCGCGCTCCTGCGACTCCTGCCGCTGCTGCTCCGCGGCTTCCGCCTGCAGCTGCTGCCGCTTGCGCTCCTGGGCCTCGGCGGCCTGTTCGCGCTCCGCGCGGATTTCCTCGGGGGTCTTGCGGGCCTCGATCTCGCGCGTTTCGGCGCCGCCCGCGCAGCGCCCGTCGGTATAGGTCACCTGGCCCGTGCGCGGGTCGGTGCAGCGCGTCACCTGGGCGTATGCCCCCAGGCTCCACAAGGCCGCGCAGGCGGCCAGGCCGTACAGCAGGGGGGCGCGCATGGGTTGGTCTCCGGTGGGGGTCAGTTGGCGTTCTCGGCGCGGCTGCGGTCGCGCCAGATGATCGGCGGGCCGGAGCGGTCGCCCCGGTCGATCTGCGGGGCGGGCGGCGTGCCGACTCCTCGCGCTGGCGGCGCTCGCGTTCCATCTGTTCACGCTGGGCCTGCCGCTGGGCTTGTTCGCGCTGCGCCTGGTCCCGCTGGGCCTGCCAGGCCTGCTGGCGCTCGCGCTGCAGGCGTTCGTTCTGTTCGCGCTGCATGCGGGAGTCGTAGTCGCGCTGGGCGCGCCAGCGTTCCCGCTCCCTTTCCCGCTCGCGCCAGTCGTGGTCGCGGTCCCGGTCGTAGCGGGAGCCGTAGCCATAGCTGGGTACGGGCACCGGAACGGGTACCACGGTGGTCGAGGGGTAGGCGGGGTAGGCCGGCGTGGAATAAATGGGGGCCGGGCTGGAGTACACGGGGCCGGGCTGGGTGTACACCGTGCGCGGCGGGTCGTAGTACGGGTCGCCGGGCACCACGGCGCAGCCGCTGGCCAGCAGGGTCAGGCAGGAAACGGCAGTGGCGCGGAAAAGGGTGGGGTGCATGTTCTTCAGAGTCTGAGCGCGCCGGTCATGTTCCGTGCCGGCCACGCTGGGGTGAGAAAAAGCCCCGGAAGGCCCTGCGCTATTGACGCGCCGGGGGGCATGCCGGTTGACCCAGGCGCCAAGCTGGTGTGGGTGGCGGGCGGTATTTGCGGCATTTTTGATAGCTGGCCGGGCCATGGGGGTGGACGCCGGGGGGACTTTTTACCCTAGGCCAGCCCGGCCACGGGCTGGTAGTGCAGCACGGTGGGGAAGGGGTCATAGAAATGGTGCAACAGTTGTTTCCATTCCTGGTACTGCGGCGACTGGCGAAAGCCCACCTCGTGGTCGTGCAGCGTGGCCCAGCGCACGAGCAGCAGGTACTCTTGGGGGCGCTCCACACAGTGGTGCAGCGCATGGCCCATGTAGCCCGGCATGGCGGCGATGATGTGCTGCGCCTGGGCGAACGCGGCCTCGAAGGCGGCGTTCTGGCCAGGGCGCACGGTGAGCGGGGCGGATTCGAGGATCATGGTGGCCGCAAGCTTAGTCCACGACGCCCGGCAGCGCACGCAGGTAGTCCGCCAGCGCCGCGATGGCCTGGCGCACCTTGGCGGGCTGGGCGTCGCGCTGGGGCGTGACGGCCCAGATGTCGAGCCCGCCGAACGACCAGTCGGGCAGGAGCCGCACGAGGCGTCCGGCCTGCACGTCGGCATGCACGTCCATGCTGCCCATCAGGGCCACGCCCAGGCCTGCCTCGCACATCTGCTGGATCGAGAGCTGGTTGTTGCTCGCGATGCGCGGCTCCACGCGTAGGCTGCGTGCCTCGCCCTCCGGGCTGCGCAGTTCCACGAGCAGCCCGCCGCCCGGGCCGCGCGTGGCGCCCAGCCAGCGGTGGGCCAGCAGCGAGTCAGGGTGGGGAGGCTGGCCATGCTGCTCCACCCAGGCGGGTGCGGCGCACAGCCACCATCGCATGGCACACAGGCGCCGCGCGGCCCAGCTCGAATCGGCCAGGCGCCCGAAGCGGATGGCCAGGTCGATGCGCGCGGTGATGAGGTCGATGGTGGCGTCGTCCACCAGCAGGCGCAGGCGCAGCGCCGGGTGGGCGGCCAGCAGGCCGCCCAGCGACGGTGCCACATGGCGCGCGAAGCCCACGGGCGCCGACAGGCGCAACTCGCCGCTGGGGGCATCGCGCGAGGCTGCGAGCTCGGCGCGCGCCTGCTCGGCTGCCGCGCACAGGGCTGCGCATTGCTCGTGAAAGCGCGCGCCGGCCTCGGTCAGTGCGAGCTTGCGCGTGGAGCGGTGCAGCAGCGTGACGCCGCCCTCGCGCTCGAGCTGGCGTACCTGCTGGCTCACGGCCGAGGTGGACAGGCCCAGGGCGCGCGCGGCGCCGCTCATCGAGCCGTGCCGGACCACGGTGGCAAACACCGCCATGCGCTTGAGATCGTCCATTGTGAAGCTGTACTTCAAAAAGAAGGCTGATTTAGCCATCTACCGGCCATTTTGACAACGCCATATTCTTCAGGCATCGACTTTTCACTTGCTGCAAGGAGCACTCCATGAACATCGCATTGATCGGCGCCACCGGCTTCGTCGGCTCCGCCGTCCTGAATGAACTGCTGCAGCGCGGCCACCGCGTCACGGTGCTGGCGCGCCACCCCGAAAAGCTGGCCGCGCGCGAAGGCCTGACCGTGGTGCGTGCCGACGCGCAGGACGCCGCCCAGGTGGCCCAGGCCGTGCAGGGCCACGACGCCGTGCTGAGCGCCTACAACCCGGGCTGGGGCCTGGCCGACATCTACGAGCAATTCCTGCGCGGTTCCCGCGCGATCATGGCGGGCACCAAACAAGCGGGTGTGCGCCGCCTGCTCGTAGTGGGCGGCGCAGGGAGCCTCTATGTGGCGCCCGGTGTGCAGCTCGTGGACACGCCCGAGTTCCCCGCCGAGTGGAAGCAGGGCGCGCTGGGCGCACGCGACGCGCTGAACGAGATCCGCCAGGAGCAGGCGCTCGACTGGACCTTCCTGTCGCCGCCCATCCTGCTGCAGCCCGGCGAACGCACGGGCCAGTACCGCCTGGGCCAGGACGCACCCCTCATGGACGGTGCGCAGCCCGGCCGCATCAGCGTGGCCGACCTGGCCGTGGCGCTGGTGGACGAGCTGGAGTCGCCGCGCCATGTGCGCCAGCGCTTCACCGTGGCGTACTGAGGCCTTGATCCAGACGCCTGCGGGCTGCCCGGCCCCTGGCTAGAATGGCGGTGCCGGCCCTCTTCCCGAGGGCCGGTTGCGTTCTCAGGGCGGGGTGGAATTCCCCACCGGCGGTATCCGTGGATTCGTCCGCGGGAGCCCGCGAGCGCCCGCAGTCCCTCCCCGCGAGGGGCGGCGGGGTCAGCAGATCTGGTGCGATGCCAGAGCCGACGGTCACAGTCCGGATGAAAGAGATCGCGAATCCTCCCGCCCCGGTGCGCCTGCGCGCGCCGGGGCGCAGCTTCGCGCGCGCCCTGGTTCTGGTCCACTTTGATGAGAAAACCATGAATCAGACTGTTCAAACCTCCGCTTCCACCCCTTCCCTGGCCACGCCGCGCCGCGTGGCCCTGGTCTGCGCCAGCTGGCACCAGGACATCGTGCACCAGGCGCGCGATGCGGCCCTGGCCGAGTTCGCGCGCCAGGGCCTGCCCGCCGGCCAGGTCGACCTGTACGACGTGCCGGGCGCGTTCGAGATTCCACTGCTGGCCAAGAAACTGGCCGCCAGCGGCCGCTACGACGCCGTCGTGGCCTGCGCCCTGGTGGTCAATGGCGGCATCTACCGCCACGAGTTCGTGGCCAGCGCCGTGATCGACGGGCTCATGCGCGTGCAGCTGGACACCGGGGTGCCCGTGCTGTCCGCCGTGCTCACGCCGCGCGATTTCCATGAGCATGCCGACCACCTGGCGTTCTTCCAGGCGCACTTCGTGAAGAAGGGCGTGGAGGTGGCCCAGGCCTGCCTGGGCGCGCTCGTGCAGCTGGCGCGCGTGCCCGCGGCGGCCTGAGCGCGATGCGCGGGGATCAGCCCTGCGCGAGCAGGCGCGGGCTGTCCGCGCCCCCCGAGCGCAGCCGGAACACGGCCACGGCCTGCACCAGCTGCTGAGCCTGGGCCTTGAGGCTGTCGGCCGCGGCCGCGCTCTCTTCCACCAGGGCCGCGTTCTGCTGCGTGGCCTGGTCCATCTGGGCGATCGCTTCGCCCACCTGGGCCACGCCGGCGCTCTGCTCGCCGCTGGCGGCGCTGATCTCGCCCATGATGTCCGTCACGCGCCGGATCGCCGTGACCACCTCGGTCATGGTCTCGCCCGCCCTGTCCACCAGTTGCGTGCCCTGCTGCACGCGTTCCACGCTGGCATGGATCAGCGTGCGGATTTCCTTGGCGGCTTCGGCCGAGCGCTGCGCCAGGCTGCGCACCTCGCCCGCCACCACGGCGAAGCCCCGGCCCTGCTCGCCCGCGCGGGCCGCTTCCACCGCCGCGTTCAGCGCCAGGATGTTGGTCTGAAACGCGATGCCGTCGATCACGCCGATGATGTCCGCGATCCGGTGCGAGCTGTCGTTGATGCCGCGCATGGTGCTGACCACCTGGGCCACCACGTCGCCGCCCTGGCTGGCCACACTGGAGGCGCTCACGGCCAGCTGGTTGGCCTGGCGCGCGTTGTCGGCGTTCTGGCGCACGGTGGACGAGAGCTCTTCCATCGACGCGGCGGTCTCTTCCAGTGCGCTGGCCTGTTCCTCGGTGCGGGCCGAGAGATCGTTGTTGCCCTGCGCGATCTCGGCGCTGGCCGTGGCCACGCTGTCGGCGTTGTGGCGCACGTGGTGCACCACGCGCGACAGGCTGGTCTGCATGTCGTGCAGCGCGTTGAGCAGCTGCGCGATCTCGTCGCGGCCCGTGCTCTGGCGCGCCACCGTGAGGTCGCCGTCGGCCACGGCGCGCGAGACCTGCACGGCCTCGTCGAGCGGGCGGATCACCGAGCGGCTGAACAGCAGTGCGCCGCCGATGCCCAGCGCGCACACCGCCGCCATCACCGCGAGGCTGATCACCGTGGCGCGCTGCGCAGCGGCGCTGGCCTCGGCGGCCACGGCGGCGCTGGCCTTCTGGATCAGGGTACCGGCCTCGTCAAGCAGCTGGGCGGGCTCGCGGTCGATGCCCTGAACGGCCTTGTCGCCGGCCTGCGGGTCGAAGCCCGCCGCCTGGAACGCCGCGAACCCCTGGCGGTAGGCCTGTCCCATGCGTTCATGGGCCTGCGCGAAACGCTCCACGCGTTCGCGGCTCTCCCCCGCCGGCAGGCGGGAGAGCAACGCACGGGCCTCGGCCGCCACGGCGCGGTCCTGCTTCTCGAATGCGGTCCAGTACCGTTCGCGCTGCTGCGGGTCCTTGCCGCGCAGCAGCACGTTCTTCCATTCCTGGGCCTGCAGCTTGAAACCGTTGAGCATGCCGCTCACGGCGCGCTCGTGCGCGACGTTGTCGGCCACGGTGGTCTGGTAGGTGGCGAGCGCCTGGTTGAGCCGGTGGATGCCGAACAGCGCCGCGAAGAACAGCAGCAGCAGGGTGGTGGCGAACGCCAGGGGGAGCTTGAGGCTGAGCTTCATGGGGTGGTCCTTGGTCCGGGCGCACACAGGCCGCGCCCTGCCGGAATTATCGCGAACGCCCGCGCTCCCGCCATGCCCGGCGGGCCAATCGTTTGCTACTGAAACCGAAGCGGCTTCTGTGGTGTGTCGGGCGCTGCAGCCCGATTTCACCGGATTGGTGCGTAGCGGCGGTCAGCCCTTGGCGGGCGCCGTGGCGCGGAGGCCGCTGAGCACGAGGTGGCTGATGAGCTCCTCGGCCCGCTCGAAGTCGGACGCGTCGAGCGCGGGCTTGCCCAGCAGCAGGGCGAACTGGGCCTGCTGGTCCGCATAGGCCTGGGTGACCGACCAGATGATGAACATCAGGTGCGTGAAGTTCACGCGCGCGATGCGGCCCTCCCTGGCCCACTTCTCGAAGGCGCGCACCTCGGCCTTGAGCACCGGGGTGACGCGCCGGGTGATCGCGTCGGCGTAGCGCGGCGCGCCGGCGATCACCTCTTTGGTGAATACCTTCGCACCATTCGGGCGCTCGCGTGAGGAGTGGAGCTTGGCGCGGATGTAGCGCCGCAGGGCCTGGGCGGGGTCGTCCTGGCCTTGCGACAGGTCTTCCATGCCCGCCAGCCACTGCGTGAGCACGTCGTCGAGCACGCGGCGGTACAGGGCCTCCTTGCTCGGGAAGTAGTAGAGCAGGTTGTGGCGGCTCAGGCCCGCGGCGGCGGCGATGTTCTCGAGCGAGGCGCCCTCGAAGCCGAACTGGGCGAAATGGTTCTCGGCCTCGGTGAGGATCACCCGTTCCTTGCGCAGGCGCGACGCGGAAGGCGCCCGCTGCGCGACGGGCTGGGAGGCAGCGGGGGCGGCTGCCGTTCGGGGAGTGCGCCGTGGGGCCGTGGTCTGGCGGGGCGATGGGGCCTGCTTCGGCGCCTTCGGTGTGGCGGGAGAGGCTGAATGCGAATCTGTCATTGCACCATTGTGGAACGGGACGGGCGCCATTGTGCTGGCACGCGGTTTGCTGCAAGGGGTTTTTACCAATAGGTAAATTTTTACTGGTTGGTAAATTTAAATCAACCCGCAGGGCCCCAGGCACCTGCACCCACGCGAAGAGGACCCCCGATGAAACCCTCGCAGACCGCGCCCGTTTTCGACGGCACCGCACCCGCCGCGCCCAGCGACCGCCTGGGCCTTGCCCGCGCCCCGGTGCAGCCGCGCACGCCATTCCCCCTGTCCTGAAACCGCCCCGGAGGATCTCTGATGGAAGCAATCGCCAGCCGCGCGTGCGGCATCCATGCCGCGCGCTTGAACCTTGCCGACTACGCCGTGAACTTCAGCGACTCCCATGCGCCGCTCACGCGGCCGCAGGCGCTGATCGAGGCGGAACGTTGCTATTACTGCCACGACGCACCCTGCGCCACGGCCTGCCCCACGGGGATCGACATTCCCTCGTTCATCCACCGCATCGCCCAGGACAACCACCGGGGCGCGGCCCGCGCCATTCTGGAGGCCAACCCGCTGGGCGGCATGTGCGCCCGCGTATGCCCCACCGAGGTGCTGTGCGAGCAGGCCTGCGTGCGTAACACGAACGAGGACAAGCCCGTGGAGATCGGCGCGCTGCAGCGCTACGCGACCGATGCCCTGTTCCATGCCCCCGGTGCGCCGCTGTTCACGCGCGCGGCACCCACCGGCAAGCGCGTGGCCGTGGTGGGCGCGGGGCCGGCGGGGCTGGCCTGCGCGCACGGCCTGGCGATGCGCGGGCACGATGTGGCGCTGTTCGATGCGCGGCCCAAGCTCGGCGGCCTCAACGAGTACGGCCTGGCGAGCTACAAGACCACCAACGGCTTCGCGCAGCAGGAGATCGACTGGCTGCTGTCCATTGGCGGCATTTCGGTGCGCTGCAACCAGCGCCTGGGGCGCGACATCACCCTGGACGGCCTGCTGGCCACGCACGATGCGGTGTTCCTGGGCCTGGGCCTGGCGGGCGTGAACGCCATCGGCATCGCCGAGCCGCAGGCCGCGGGGCTGCGCAATGCGGTGGACTTCATCGCAGAACTGCGCCAGGCCACGGACCTGTCCGCTGTGCCCGTGGGGCGCCGCGTGGTCGTGATCGGCGGCGGCATGACGGCCGTGGACGCGGCCGTGCAGGCGCGCAAGCTCGGTGCCGAAGAGGTCGCCATCGTCTACCGGCGCGGCGCTTCGGCCATGTCGGCCTCGGAGGTCGAGCAGCGCTGGGCGCAGACCCATGGCGTGACGATCCGCCACTGGGCCGCGCCCAAGGAGATCCTGTGCGAAGGCGGCGAGGTGCGCGGCGTGCGCTTCGCGGCCACCGCGCCGCGCGAGGGCGGTGGCCTGGCCGAGACGGGCGAGCAGTTCGAGCTGGCCGCCGACATGGTGCTCAAGGCCATCGGCCAGACCTATGTGGCCGAGCCTGCGGGGGCCGCCATCGCGCTGCAGGGCGGGCGCATTGCGACCGATGCCGAGGGCCGCACCAGCGTGGCGCGCGTATGGGCCGGCGGTGACTGCCGCGCGGGCGGGCGCGACCTCACGGTGGAGGCCGTAGAGCACGGCAAGGTGGCCGCGCGCTCCATCCATGCGGCGCTCGGCGGCGCCTGACCCTCCATTCCTCCTTCATCGCAACCACGGGAGCAATCCATGGCAGACCTGCGCAGCAATTTTCTTGGCATCCACAGCCCCAACCCATTCTGGCTGGCCTCGGCCCCGCCCACCGACAAGGAAGTCAACGTCACGCGCGCCTTCGAGGCGGGCTGGGGCGGCGTGGTGTGGAAGACCCTGGGCGAGGACCCACCCGTCGTCAACGTCAGCGGTCCGCGCTATGCGACGCTGATGTCGCAGGACCGGCGCGTGATTGGCCTGAACAACATCGAGCTCATCACCGACCGGCCGCTCGCGACCAACCTGGAGGAGATCGGGCGCGTGAAGCGCAACTGGCCCGACCGCGCGATGATCGTCTCGCTCATGGTGCCCTGCGTGGAGGAGAGCTGGAAGCGCATCCTGCCCATGGTGGAAGACACGGGCGCCGACGGCATCGAACTCAACTTCGGCTGCCCGCACGGCATGAGCGAGCGCGGCATGGGCGCGGCCGTGGGCCAGGTGCCGGAGTACATCCAGATGGTCACCGCATGGTGCAAGCACTACTCGCGCCTGCCCGTGATCGTGAAGCTCACGCCCAACATCACCGACGTGCGCCACCCCGCGCGTGCGGCCAGGGCGGGCGGGGCGGATGCGGTGTCGCTCATCAACACCATCAACTCGCTCATGGGCGTGGACCTGGAGCGCATGGTGATGAACCCCAGCACCGACGGCTGGGGGTCGCACGGCGGCTACTGCGGTCCCGCCGTCAAGCCCATCGCGCAGAACATGGTGGCGGAAATCGCGCGCGACGCGCAGACCGCCGGCCTGCCCATCAGCGGCATTGGCGGCGTCACCACCTGGAAGGACGCGGCCGAGTACATCGCGCTGGGCTGTGGCACGGTGCAGGTGTGCACGGCGGCCATGGTCTACGGCTTCAAGATCGTGCAGGACCTGTGCGACGGCCTGTCCAACTTCATGGACGCGCAGGGCTACGCCACGATAGACGACTTCCGCGGCCGCGCCGTGCCCACGGTGAAGGACTGGAAGCAACTCAACCTCAACCACATCGAGAAGGCCGTCATCAACCAGGACGCCTGCATCCAGTGCGGCCGCTGCCATGTGGTGTGCGAGGACACCTCGCACCAGGCCATCACTTTCACCAAGGGCGAGGCCGGCCTGCGCCGCTTCGAGATCAACGAGGCCGAATGCGTGGGCTGCAATCTGTGCGTGTCGATCTGCCCCGTGCCCGAGTGCATCACCATGCGCGCGCTGCAGCCCGGCGAGGTCGATGCGCGCACGGGCCGCGTGGTCACGGGCGAGTACGCGAACTGGACCGCCCACCCCAACAACCCGCAGCGCCTGGTCGCGGTAGAGGCCTAGACCGGCCTGCCGCTTTCGCCCTGGACCCTTGCATCCCCATACCCCTTGAATGAGGAGTTGCCCATGACCAGCCCGCATGCCAACGGCACCGCCAGTGAACTCTGGAACGATGACCTGGCCCCCACGCTCACCCACCAGCGCACCTGGCGCTGGTACCACTTTGCCGCGCTGTGGATCGGCATGGTGATGTGCATACCGGCCTACACGCTCGCGGCCAGCCTGATCGAGAGCGGCATGTCGTGGGACCAGGCCGTGCTCACGGTGTTCCTGGGCAACCTCATCGTGCTCGTGCCCATGCTGCTGATCGGCCATGCGGGCGCCAAGTACGGCATCCCCTACGCGGTGCTGGCACGTGCTTCGTTCGGCACGCGCGGCGCCAAGCTGCCGGCGCTGCTGCGCGCGCTCGTGGCCTGCGGCTGGTATGGCATCCAGACCTGGTTCGGCGGCATGATGATCTACACCCTGGTCGGCGTGCTCATCGGCCACCCGCTGGAGGGCGAGAAGATCCCGGGCCTGGGCATCAACATCGGCCAGCTGGTGTGCTTCCTGGTGTTCTGGGCGATCCAGTTCTATTTCGTGGTGCACGGCATCGAGTCGATCCGCAGGCTCGAGACCTGGACCGCGCCCATCAAGATCGTGATCTGCTTCGTGCTGCTGTGGTGGGCGTACGAGAAGGCCGGCGGCTTCGGGCCCATCCTGCACCAGCCGTCGGAGTTCGCGCCGGGCGGCAAGAAGGCGGGCCAGTTCGCCGCTGCGTTCTGGCCCTCGCTCACGGCCATGGTGGGCTTCTGGGCCACGCTGGCGCTCAACATCCCCGACTTCACGCGCTTCGCCCAATCGCAGCGTGACCAGGTGGTGGGCCAGGCCATCGGCCTGCCCGTGCCCATGGGCCTGTTGGCGGCGCTGGCCGTGTTCGTGACCTCGGCCACGGTGGTGATCTACGGCAAGGCGCTGTGGGACCCGGTGGATCTGGCGAGCCGCATGACGGGCGCGGCCGTGCTGGTCGCGCTGATCGTGCTGCTCATCGACACGGTGAGCGTGAACCTCGCGGCCAACCTCGTGGGGCCGGCGTACGACTTCT contains:
- the preA gene encoding NAD-dependent dihydropyrimidine dehydrogenase subunit PreA, with the translated sequence MADLRSNFLGIHSPNPFWLASAPPTDKEVNVTRAFEAGWGGVVWKTLGEDPPVVNVSGPRYATLMSQDRRVIGLNNIELITDRPLATNLEEIGRVKRNWPDRAMIVSLMVPCVEESWKRILPMVEDTGADGIELNFGCPHGMSERGMGAAVGQVPEYIQMVTAWCKHYSRLPVIVKLTPNITDVRHPARAARAGGADAVSLINTINSLMGVDLERMVMNPSTDGWGSHGGYCGPAVKPIAQNMVAEIARDAQTAGLPISGIGGVTTWKDAAEYIALGCGTVQVCTAAMVYGFKIVQDLCDGLSNFMDAQGYATIDDFRGRAVPTVKDWKQLNLNHIEKAVINQDACIQCGRCHVVCEDTSHQAITFTKGEAGLRRFEINEAECVGCNLCVSICPVPECITMRALQPGEVDARTGRVVTGEYANWTAHPNNPQRLVAVEA
- a CDS encoding NCS1 family nucleobase:cation symporter-1 encodes the protein MTSPHANGTASELWNDDLAPTLTHQRTWRWYHFAALWIGMVMCIPAYTLAASLIESGMSWDQAVLTVFLGNLIVLVPMLLIGHAGAKYGIPYAVLARASFGTRGAKLPALLRALVACGWYGIQTWFGGMMIYTLVGVLIGHPLEGEKIPGLGINIGQLVCFLVFWAIQFYFVVHGIESIRRLETWTAPIKIVICFVLLWWAYEKAGGFGPILHQPSEFAPGGKKAGQFAAAFWPSLTAMVGFWATLALNIPDFTRFAQSQRDQVVGQAIGLPVPMGLLAALAVFVTSATVVIYGKALWDPVDLASRMTGAAVLVALIVLLIDTVSVNLAANLVGPAYDFSALNPARISYRTGGYITVGIAIAMMPWKILESTQGYIFTWLIGYSALLGPVAGILMVDYYLVRRTRLDVPALYEDHGPYAYANGWNWVAVAAFVLGVAPNVPGFLNAAFPASFPGVGEVFKQLYAYAWFIGLAIAAVVYRVGMAGHASAVPSALRRA